DNA from Kitasatospora acidiphila:
GTCGCGGCGAGGTGCGGCGGTCTGCCACTGGCGGTGGCGTTGTCCGCCGCGCGCTTGCGGAGCCGGCCGTTGTGGACGGTGGCCGATCTGGACTCCAGGCTGCGCGACGGCGGACTGCAGAAGCTCGGCAGCGATGCCGTCCACCACACCGTTGACCTGTCCTACCGTCACCTCGCCGCCGACACGCAGAGCCTGTTCCGCGCGCTGGCCGCTGTTCCAGGGCCCGACTTCGACGTCTTCGTCGCCGCCGCGGTCGCGGATCTGGCGGCTTCCGAGGCGGAGGCGCTGATCGAGGACCTTGTCGACGTCCACCTGGTGCAGCAGCATCTGCCGGGCCGCTACCGCATGCACGACCTGGTGGCCGCCCACTCCCGGGCGGTCGCGGTCGGCCGGGCCGAGGAGCACGACCGAGCTGTGGAGCGCGGCTTGGACTACTACCTGCATCTGGCCATCCGCGCCGCGGAATGCCTAGCGCCCGGAACCGCGGTCACCCACCCGCCGGTGGCGTGGCCGCCGCGATCCGGTCCGCCGTTGGCCGGCTTCGCCGAGGCGATGGCGTGGCTGGAGGACGAAAGGCCCAGCCTGTGCGCGGCGATCGAACTGGCCGCCCGGACCGGCCGGAACCAGCACGCTTGGCGACTCCCCCAGGCGCTGTGGTGGTTCCTCTGCACCCGCGGATACATGGACGACTGGGATGCGGCGAACCGGCTCGCGGACGCCGCAGCCCACGCGCTCCAGGACGCGCGCGCCCGCGCCCACATGGCCAAGTGCATCGGGACCGCGAGTTGGCGCACCGGCCGAGGCAGCGCCATCGAGGAGCTGACGGTGGCACGGACGCTCTTCCACGAGCTGGGCGACGTCGACGCCGAGGCCGCCGCGGAGAATCTCGTCGGCAACGCGTACAACTCGCTGGGCAACCTGCGCGAAGCCGTCGAGCACTATCGGCGGTCCGTGGAGCTGTATCGCTCCTCCGGCCGCACCGACGAGCTCTACAAGCCCCTCGGGAACATCGGCAACAGCCTGCTGGATCTCGGTCGCTATGCTGAGGCGCTGCCCATGCTGGAAGAGATCCTGGACATCGTCGTGGCCCGCGGCATCGTGGGCCAGGACGCCCGCGCCCGCTCCCATCTGGGCAGAGCCCTGGCGGGCGTCGGGCGCTTCGCCGAGGCGGCGACCGCCTTTCGCACCTCCGCCGACGCCGCGCACCGCCACGGTGACAGCGTCGTCGAAGCCCTGAGCCTGAGCGGTTGGGCGCTGTACCGGCCGGGCGACCACGGCATGGCTGAGGATCGCGCCATCTTCCTCGCCGCCCTGGACCTGACGCCCGTCGCCGAGCATCCGGAGACCAGGACCACCGTTCTCAACCGGTATGCGGTGGCGCTCCGCAAGTCCGGGGATGACAGCGAAACCGACGAGATCCTGCGCACCGCGCTGGAGTTGGCCATCCGCTACGGCGTCCGGCGTGATGAGGAGATCTCCCGCAGCGAGCTGGCCGAGTTGCACCGGGCCACCGATCCGGCGTTCGCCGACGCTCAACTCGAGCAAGTGCGCGCGATCCGAGCCGAGATGGGCATGAGCGCCGACGCTCGGATCGTCGTCTGAGCAGGCCAGCGGCTCTGAGCAGCAGGCAGCGCTACAGATAGCACCGCCGGTATCTGGCGCTGCCCACGATCCGGCCGGTGCGCATGGCGAGTTGGGCCAGCAGGGCGGCGCGGCGGTCGGCGGGGCCGACCAGGTCGGGCAGGCGGATCAGGAGGCTCCCCCAGGCCGCGGCGGCCTCCGGTAGCCGGGAGGGGGGCATGCCATGGTCGGCGAAGTCCCGGTAGAGCTGGGGGTGCGAGCGGCCGTAGCGGTACAACTGGCGTTCGATCGCTCGTGGTTCGGCGCGGAGTCGGTAGTGCACGACGGCGCCGGGTGCGAAAGCCAGCCGGTGGCCGGCCAGTTGGGCGCGCCAGAAGAACTCGACGTCGTCGCTGCCGTAGCGGTAGCTCTCGTCGAAGCCGCCCAGGCGGCGCCAGAGCTCCTTGTGGAAGCCGCAGTTGGCACCCGCCGGGTAGGGCAGGAAGGCGAAGGTGTCGAGTAGCGCATCGGACTCCTTCGGCGGGCGCGCGGCGAGGGCCACCCGGGCGTTGAGCTTGCGGCGTTCGAGCGCGCCCCCGACGGCGGGCGTGGTGCCCAGGACGTCGACCAGGCCCGCCATCCAGCCGGGGGCCACCACGTCGTCCGCGTCGCAGCAGAGCACGAATTCGCCGCGCGCGTGGTGGCAGCCGATGTTGCGCGCGCGGTTGACACCGCAGCCGTCGGCGGCGTCGACCACCCTCAGCTGCGGCATCCGCTGCTGCCAGGACCGCAGCAGCGCGCGGGTGCCGTCGCTCGATCCGTTCTCGACGGCGATGACCTCCCAAGCGCCCGGGTAGGTCTGGCAGCCCAGGGCCGCCAGCTGCGTGGCGATCGTCGCCTCGGCGTTGCGCGCGGGCATGACGACCGAGACCAGGCTCACCGGATGGACCTGGTCGCTCATCCGCTGCTCCGTGCGGCCGGGCGCAGCGCCTGGACGGTGCGGAGCAGCGCGGCGGTGTCGCGCAGATCGGCCAGCACCGCATCGGCCCCCGCGTCCGTCAGCACGGCGGCGCTGCTCGCACCCGAGGCGACGGCGATCACCCGGGCGCCGCCGATGCGTGCCGCCCGCACGTCGCGCGGGGTGTCGCCGATCAGGACGGTGCTGTCGGCGTCGAAGTCGTGCCCGTACGCGGCCGCGGCGCGCCGCCGGGCCACCGGGACGAGGGCTGCCCGGTCGTGTGCGTCGTCGCCGTAGCCGCCGACGCCGAGGTCCAGGAACTCCGCCAGCCCGAACAG
Protein-coding regions in this window:
- a CDS encoding glycosyltransferase, whose product is MSDQVHPVSLVSVVMPARNAEATIATQLAALGCQTYPGAWEVIAVENGSSDGTRALLRSWQQRMPQLRVVDAADGCGVNRARNIGCHHARGEFVLCCDADDVVAPGWMAGLVDVLGTTPAVGGALERRKLNARVALAARPPKESDALLDTFAFLPYPAGANCGFHKELWRRLGGFDESYRYGSDDVEFFWRAQLAGHRLAFAPGAVVHYRLRAEPRAIERQLYRYGRSHPQLYRDFADHGMPPSRLPEAAAAWGSLLIRLPDLVGPADRRAALLAQLAMRTGRIVGSARYRRCYL
- a CDS encoding ATP-binding protein; the protein is MSEFVRLLDEARINAGRPSYRTIAKRVGPLMRPPRVVAYSTVSDLFKVGRRRLDLDLVVAIVRSLGVAESEVARWREACVRVHADAKSGGPTGVFRQLPHDLSTFVGHERLLAELVAALTPRVAPSVPATAVAVVEGMAGVGKTQLAVHAAHALVRDGWYPDGQLYVNLRGFDPVDRPTDAATVLESFLRALEVPATQIPADPGERAAMFRDRVHDRRMLILLDNAADEDQVRDLIPAGPACRVLITSRRCLLRLDGAGRYVVEPFSAAEAVGLLARIAGDGRVAAEPEAARSVAARCGGLPLAVALSAARLRSRPLWTVADLDSRLRDGGLQKLGSDAVHHTVDLSYRHLAADTQSLFRALAAVPGPDFDVFVAAAVADLAASEAEALIEDLVDVHLVQQHLPGRYRMHDLVAAHSRAVAVGRAEEHDRAVERGLDYYLHLAIRAAECLAPGTAVTHPPVAWPPRSGPPLAGFAEAMAWLEDERPSLCAAIELAARTGRNQHAWRLPQALWWFLCTRGYMDDWDAANRLADAAAHALQDARARAHMAKCIGTASWRTGRGSAIEELTVARTLFHELGDVDAEAAAENLVGNAYNSLGNLREAVEHYRRSVELYRSSGRTDELYKPLGNIGNSLLDLGRYAEALPMLEEILDIVVARGIVGQDARARSHLGRALAGVGRFAEAATAFRTSADAAHRHGDSVVEALSLSGWALYRPGDHGMAEDRAIFLAALDLTPVAEHPETRTTVLNRYAVALRKSGDDSETDEILRTALELAIRYGVRRDEEISRSELAELHRATDPAFADAQLEQVRAIRAEMGMSADARIVV